The DNA region GGCCGCTCGTGAGCGGACCGGGAAGACGACAAAGGAGGCCGCGTTCGGGATCGGCCTTTCCGCGCCGACCTTGAATCGCTCGGAGAACGCCAAACGGCTTTCTCCGATCACCGACATCGCGGGGCTCTTGGCGCTCTACGAGGTCACTGGGGACGAGCGGAAGCGCATCATGGAACTCGCCGACAGGTTGGACGCGCCGGAATGGCTGGAAGCGGGTGACCGTCTGCCACGCCTGCTCCGACCCTTCGCTACCTTCGAGGCGCGCGCGACCTCGCTGATGGACGTATCTTTCGACTACGTCCCCGGACTCTTGCAGATCGAGGAGTACGCGCGAGCCGTCCACTCCACCCAAGGCGTCACAGGAGCGGATCAGGACGCGCGAGTCAAGGCGCGGTTGGAGCGCCAGAAGGTCCTCGTCGCACGTACCGCGCCGAGGTATACGGCCGTCATCGAGGAAGCCGCTTTGCGGCGGACTCAAGGCGGATCGGAGTCGATGGTTCGGCAAGTAAAGTGGCTGATAGATCGGGCGTGGCAGCCGAACATCGATATCCACGTGATCCCGTTCCGGCGGTGGGGATATCCGAATCCGGGCTCATTCATCACGATGGGGTTCCGGCAGGACCCGCCTATCGTGTTCTTCGAGAACCTGGCGGTCGCGGGCTTCCTGGACGCTCCTGATCACACTCAGTTGTTCCATAACGCCGCTGCTAAGCTGATGAGGTTCGCGCTGGACTCAGCCGATACGGTGAAGTTTCTGACCATGTTGGCGGCAGACTACGAACGGGGCTGAAACGGGATGCACGGAGAGTGGCGGAAGTCGAGCTTCAGCGGCTCCGAGGTGAACTGCGTGGAGGTCGCCTACACCGCCACAGTCCGTGTCCGGGACTCCAAGAACCCCGACGGCGGCATGCTCCGGTTCCCGGACGACGCCTGGTCGCCCCTGATCGACGCGGTGACCTGGGACGAGCGCTAGCCCGTCCCAGGTCCGCGAAATCAGGCGTCGCCGTCGAAGAGCGAGGTCACCGAGCCGTCCTCGAACACCTGCTGGATCGCCCGCGCCAGGAGCGGGGCGATCGACAGGACTGTCATCTGCGGGAAGCGCTTGTCGTCGGGGATCGGCAGGGTGTTGGTGAAGATGACTTCCTTCGCCCCGGACTCCGACAGCCGTTCCCGAGCGGGCCCGGACAGCACGCCGTGGGTGGCCGCCATGACGACATCCGTGGCGCCTTCGTCCAGCAACTGGTGGACGGCCTTGGCGATGGTGCCGCCGGTGTCGACCATGTCGTCGATCACCACGCACAGCCTGCCCTTGACCTCACCGACGACCCGGTTCGCCACGACCTCGTTGGGGCGCAACGGGTCCCGCGTCTTGTGGATGAAGGCGATGGGGGTGCCACCGAGGTCGTCGGCCCACTTCTCGGCCAGCTTGGTGCGGCCCGCGTCCGGGGAGACGACCGTGATGTTGGAGGCAGGGTAGTTGTCCTTGATGTAGCGCGACAGCAGGGTCTGGCCGAAGAGATGGTCGACCGGGCCGTCGAAGAAGCCCTGGATCTGGGCGGTGTGCAGGTCCACCGTCATGATCCGGTCGGCGCCCGCGGTCTTGAACAGGTCGGCGATCAGGCGCGCGGAGATGGGCTCGCGGCCCTTGTGCTTCTTGTCCTGCCGCGCGTACGGGTAGAACGGCATGATCACGGTGATCCGCTTGGCGCTCGCCCGCTTGAGGGCGTCGACCATGATCAGCTGTTCCATGATCCACTGGTTGATCGGGGCGCACGCGCTTTGCATGACGAACGCGTCGCAGCCGCGGACCGACTCCTCGAACCGGACGAAGATCTCGCCGTTGGCGAAGTCGTATGCCGACTGCGGCGTGATGCTCACGTTGAGGTGCTTCGCGACTTCCTCGGCCAGCTCAGGGTGAGCTCGGCCGGAGAAGAGCATCAGGTTCTTCTTGGGGACCCCGGCCTTGATACTCATGAACTGCCCTCGCTGTTCTTCTCGTCAAGCTTGCGGGCCTTGGCCCGTTCCGCGGCCTCGGCCGCCGCGGTACCCGGGCGGCGGTGGACCACCCAGTCGTCGATGTTGCGCTGCAGGCCGCCCGAGATCGCCAGGGCGCCCGGCGGCACATTGCGCCGGATGACGGTTCCGGCGCCGCTGTAGGCGCCGTCGCCCACCGTCACCGGTGCCACGAACATGTTGTCCGACCCGGTGCGCACGTGCGAGCCGACGACGGTGCGGTGCTTGTTGACCCCGTCGTAGTTCACGAACACGCTGGCCGCGCCGATGTTGCTGTGCTCGCCGATGGTCGCGTCGCCCACATAGGACAGATGGGGGACCTTCGAGCCCGCGCCGATCTCGGAGTTCTTGACCTCGACGAACGTGCCGATCTTGCCGTCGGCGCCCAGCTTCGTGCCGGGCCGCAGGAACGCGTACGGGCCGACGGTCGCGGAGTCACCGATCTCGGCGCTCGACCCGTGGGTCCGCACGACCGAGGCACCCGCGCCGACGATGACATCGGTCAGTGTGGTGTCGGGGCCGATGGTGGCGCCCTCGCCGATCGTGGTGCCGCCGCGCAGCTGCACGTTCGGCTCGATGAGCACGTCGCGGGCGAGTTCGACTTCGGCCTCGATCCACGTCGTGGCCGGGTCGACGATCGTCACCCCCGCGCGCATCCAGCCCTCGACGACGCGGCGGTTCAGCTCGGCGCCGATCCTGGCCAGCTGCACCCGGTCGTTGACGCCCTCGACCAGCCACGGGTCGTCGCACACCAGGGCACCGACGCGGCGGCCGTCGCCGCGGGCGATGCCCAGGACATCGGTGAGGTACAGCTCGCCCTGGGCGTTGTCGGTGGACAGCCGGGACAGACCGTCGGTGAGGACCTCGGCGGCGAAGGCGTAGACGCCGGAGTTGATTTCGGTGATGGACCGCTGCTCGGCCGTGGCGTCCTTCTGCTCGACGATCGCGGTGACCGCGCCGTCGGCGTCGCGCACGATGCGGCCGTAGCCGGTCGGGTCGGGGACGTTGGCGGTGAGCACCGTCACCGCGTTGCCGCCTGCCGTGTGCGCGTCGAGCAGACCATTGAGCGTGGCCGTGTCGAGCAGGGGAACATCACCGTAGGTGACCAGGACGGTGCCGGTCAGCTCGGGGAGCGGGGCCAGGCCGCACGCGACCGCGTGGCCCGTGCCGTCCTGCGTCTCCTGGACCGCGACGGTGACCTCGCGGCCCAACACGTGGGCCAAGGACTCCAGATGGGCGCCCACGGCGTCGCGGCCGTGGCCGATGACGACCACCAGGTGTTCGGGCTTGAGACCGTCGGCGGCCCGCACGGCGTGCTCGACCAGCGGGCGACCCGCGACCCGATGCAGCACCTTCGGGGTCGCCGAGCGCATCCGAGTGCCCTCACCCGCGGCCAGGATCACCGTGCTGACCTGGCCTGGCGCAGTGCCCTCGGCCGTGCTCGCGGACATCGCTCTCCCTCGCGTCGTAACAGCGGTCATGCGCGGGTCGGCTCCGGCGAACGGGACGACTCCGGCCGGGAGTCGATCCTACGTTGTCTCCGGCAGCACCCACGAACGGTCATCCACAGACGCGACCAGCCGCGTGCCAGAGTCCTCCGCGTCGGCCTCGCCCGCGGTGATCGCGACGATGTCGTTTCCGCCGCCGCGCTTGGCCTGATACATGGCCGCGTCGGCGCGCGCGAGCGCGCGCACGGCGGTCTCCTGCGGGCGCAGCGACACCACGCCGATCGACAGCGTCACTCCGTGTGACAGGTCGTTGGGCAGTCCCGCGACCGAGGTGACCGCGCGCCGCAGGGCGGCCTCGGCGGCGTAGAGCGGCGCTCCGGGAAGCAGGACGATGAACTCGTCGCCGCCGTAGCGGGCCACCATGTCGCTGCCGCGCAGCGCGTCGCGCAGGGTGCTGGCGACCACCCGCAGCACGTCGTCGCCCTCGGCGTGGGACATGCGGTCGTTGACGCCCTTGAACCCGTCGAGGTCGACCAGGGCGATGGCCAGCGGGTGGTTGGTCGGCGAGGTCGACAGCTGTTCGAGCCGCTCGTCGAGCGCGCGCCGGTTGGGCAGGCCGGTGAGCGGGTCCTGCAGCGCCTGCCGGGCGATGGCGCCGTGCATTCGGGACAGCCGCTCGTGCTCGCGGCGGGTGTTCAGCGTGGCGATGCGCGACTCGCGCATGTCCCAGAGCTGGCCCTCCAGCTCGGTCGCGTAGTGCTCCAGGGCGCCGGTCGTGCGGGAGCCGCCCTCGGGGCCGGAGAGCCGGGCGTACTCGCGGATCAGGCACAGCCGCAGCGTCGGCTCGGCCGCTTCCCGATACATCCGTGACCGCGCGTCGGCCAGCACCTCGACGGCCTCTTCCTCGTGGCCCTCGTGCTCCAGGCAGCGGGCCAGGGCGATGGCGACGATGACCAGCTCGCGCGGGTAGCTCTGCGAGTCGAGCAGGTAGCGCAGCCGGTTGATGTGCGCGGCCGCGGGCTGGGCCAGCGCCAGGGCCGCGCCGACGATCGGGTTCTGGTCGGCGGCCGAGCGGGTCGGGTCGCGTGGGAACAGCGACTCCCGGAACGGCGCCTCGACCGCCACGGCGATGGCCGCGGCGGTGGCGAACCGCTCGCCCGCGCGCTCGTCCTCGCCGATGCGCTCCAGCCGCAGGCCCCAGCCCAGCAGCAGGCGGACGCGGTTCATCAGGTGCACGGCGATCAGGTGCGGGCCCGCGCTGGCCCGGATGCACTTGTGCGCCCGGCTCATCACCTGGTCGGCGACCTCGTAGACGCCGAGTTGGGTGAGCACGGTGCCGATGTCCATCAGGGTGGACGCCATGATCATGTCCCAGGTGCGCCCACCGAACATGACGTCCGGGGTGATGTCCTCGTCCAGCATGGCCAGGGCGACGGCGGCCTCGGTGAGCGCGGCGTCCTCGGCGCCCGCCAGCAGCAGCCTGCGTCCGCGCAGGGCGTGCGCGTCGGCCTGGAGCACGAGCAGGCCGTGCCTGCGGGTGTGCGCGAGGAGTTCGTCGAGCAGGGGTTCCGCGGAGTCGGCCAACTCGTTGTTGACCACCCGGACCGCGACCGCGGAGCGCAACAGTTGGGCGACCATCCTGGGCTCGCCCCGGTGTTGGGCCTCGGCGAGCAGTCGGTCGACCTCGTCGGTGTGCCGCAGGCGCTCCTGGACCGGGCTGGTCTGGATCACCGCGAGCAACTCCCGGGCACGACCTACCAGCCAGGCGTCGGAGCGCTCCTCCAACGCGGGCAGGTCACCGTCGCCCCGCTGCTCGTCGTCCACGTAGGTTGGTGCACCCCTTTTCGAGGTCCGGTATTTCGCCACCCATCCAAAGTTCTCGGCTGTGCTCCGCCGCCAGGATTCGAACCTGAACCATTGGAACCAAAATCCAAGGTGCTGCCTTTACACCACGGCGGATCGCGAGCGATCCCACCACCGCTCGATGGGGACATCGTGGCATGGGTGTCGCCTGGCAGGCAGCAGTACCCGGCGGATTGGTTCACGCTCGCGTCCGATCGGGTGTTATCGGAGTCACAAGGTGGGTATTCCAGTGATCGGGCGGATGCGCAGCGTTGGTGCGTCCTTCAACATCATCGGCATCCGTGGCCCGGCATACCCCGAATAACAGCGGAGGGCGCTGGCGTGTACGGGCCGCGAATCCTTACGCTTGCGTAAGTTACGGCGCCGTAGGACAGCCCGGGTATGGAGAGGGGAAGACATGACGACCACGGTCGACGCGTCCAGCGGCGCGGGCACGGCAGGCGGGCCCAAACCGATCATCGAGGGCAGGCGGAACCTGGCCACGCGGATCGCGGTCTACATCTTCATCCTGCTGCCGTTCGCCGCGCTCGTCGCCGCGGTGCCCTTCGCGTGGGGCTGGGGGCTGACGTGGGTCGACGTCGTCCTCGCGGTGTTCTTCTTCTATCTGTCCGGCCTGGGTGTCACCGTCGGCTACCACCGGCTGTTCACCCACGGCTCGTTCAAGGCCAACCGCGGCCTGAAGATCACCCTCGCGGTGATGGGCAGCATGGCGGTGCAGAGCCCACCCATCACCTGGGTCGCCGACCACCGCCGCCACCACGCCTTCTCCGACCGCGAGGGCGACCCGCACTCGCCGTGGCTGTTCGGCACGTCCCCGATGGCGCTGGCCCGAGGGTTCTGGCACGCGCACATGGGCTGGATCTTCGACCACGACGTGACCAACAAGGAGCGCTTCGCCCCCGACCTGATGGCTGACAAAGACATCGTTCGGGTGAATCGCCTGTTCATCGTGCTCACCGGTCTGACCCTGGTCCTGCCCGCGGTCCTCGGTGGGCTGATCACCTGGTCGTGGTGGGGCGCGCTGACCGCGTTCTTCTGGGCGGGCCTGGTGCGCATCGCGGTGCTGCACCACGTGACGTGGTCGACCAACTCGATCTGCCACATGATCGGCGACCGCCCGTTCACCAGCCGCGACAAGGCGTCCAACTTCTGGCCCCTGGCCATCCTCAGCTTCGGCGAGTCATGGCACAACCTGCACCACGCCGACCCGACCTGCGCCCGCCACGGCGTGCGGCGTGGCCAGATCGACACGTCCGCCCGGCTGATCTGGATCTTCGAGAAGCTCGGCTGGGTCACCGACGTCCGGTGGCCGACGCCCCAACGCCTGGCGAAGATCACCGCCAAGTAGTCCGATCTCGGCTCGCGCCCCCGCCCCAGACATCTAGATGATTGACCCTGACTATCACCAGGTCTCGACTGGCCCACGACGCCGCTGCCCGCGTTGCAGGAACAGCCACGTACACCCGGTACGCGCGCTGTCCCCGCGCCTTGGCAGCGACGCCGTGGACCAGCCGATACCAGGCGATAGTCAGGATCAATCATCTAGTGTTGATCCGTGGCGAGGCGTGTATCGAAGACTGAGGAACCCGCGGTGGCCCGCGTGCGCATGACCGGCAAGGAGCGCAGGCAGCAACTGCTCGACATCGCCCGCGCGCTGTTCGCCGAGAAGGGCTTCGACGGCGCGTCCATCGAGGAGATCGCCCACCGGGCGAACGTCAGCAAACCCGTGGTCTACGAGCACTTCGGCGGCAAGGAAGGCATCTACGCGGTGGTCGTGGACCGCGAGATGCACGCGCTGATGTCGGGGATGACCGAGGCACTGTCCGAGGACGCCCACCCGCGGCTGCTGCTGGAAAGGGCGGCGGGAGCCCTGCTGAACTACGTCGAGGGCTCCACCGACGGCTTCCGCATCCTGGTCCGCGACTCCCCGGTCGCCACCGCCACGGGCACCTTCTCCAGCCTGCTGAACGACATCGCCTCCCAGGTAGAACACATCCTGGGCGTCCAGTTCGCCAAACGCGGCTACGAGTCGAAACTGGCGGCGCTGTACGCGCAGGCACTGGTGGGGATGGTGGCGTTCACGGGGCAGTGGTGGCTGGAGGTGCGCAAGCCGAAGAAGAACGAGGTGGCGGCGCACCTGGTCAATCTGGCTTGGAACGGGTTGTCCAATTTGGAGGGAAAACCCACGCTGCGCGAGCGCCCCTAAGACCAGGGCGACCCGTAAGATCACTTGCGTCAGCCAGCAGGAGGCGTTGAAGGGTGTTCCCAGCGGGAGATTTGCCGGACACGTATTGGTGCAGCCTCCACGCGATCCTGGCCAGGTAGTGACCTGCTGCACCTTTCGCTGGCGTCGTTTGCGCGGTAACGGACTACTGGGTCGGGCGGTTCCGGTCGGACCCCGAGAACGAGTGGCTGTCCTATAGTCACCACGCCAGCCGTGCACCGGGATTCGGAAGATCTCAATTCGTCACCTCATTGAGGACGATCTTAGTTCGGACAGTTAGGGCGTGCATCGAATGATCGATCTCACGGCACTGCACCCCGACGTGAGCGGGGCTCTCCGAGAAGCAGGCTGGTATCCGGAGCGCCACACCGATGCTGCGCGTTGGGCGAGTTTGGAAGACGGCGGCTACACGTATCATGCGTTGGCAAGGGAGATTCTGGAGCGACTCGATGGTCTGACGATCGTGCCCGTTCGTCAGGACGGTCCCAACTTCGTCAATGATGACCCGCTCGTCTTTGATCCCGCAGAGGGGTGGGGGTGTCGGAGCGTGGCAGAGGACGTAGAGGAGCAGTTGGGCGGCTCGTACTTTCCACTCGGGTCATGGCTTAGTCACAGCACAGTGTTCGTCGAGACTCGCGGCCGGGTGATCGCGGCGGGATACGGTCCGATCTTGGAGCTGGGAACCACTTTCGAATCGGCGCTTGAAGTGCTTGTCAGGAGTCATCGGCCGATAGTTCAGGTTGGTATTCAGCGCAGTTAGGGTGTTCTTTCGCTGGTCGGCGGCAACTGGCAGGTCGACCTTCCCAAATTCGAAGGGCGCGACGTGGCGGAGGAGTGTCGAGCGGCTGCGTGTTCGGTTTGTGTTTACGGGGAGATCTTCTCAAGCTCGTCGATCGGCGCGGTTGATCGCGCCAGCCGATCGACCTCCTTGGGATCTTCGTCCGCAATAGCGATGGATAGGGTGGCCGGAAATGAAGGATGCCGCAGAGTGGCTCGCGCGTACGTCGGCTGATTTTGTCGTCGCGTTGCGCTCGAACGAGGGATTCCGGCGGGACCTCTTCGAACGCCTGGTATCCGCACTAGAGGATTGCGCTGTCGAATGGGCGGGACGAGACTGCATCCCAAGGTTGGCTGCCAATGTCCTAGTCGAACTGGTGGTGTCAGTGCAGGCGGCCGCCGACGCGTATGAGGGTCCCCTTCGCCAGGAGATACTTGACGCGAGCTACGAGCTGTTCGATCTCGTTGTCGCCTGTGTCGGGGTCGACGCATCAGATGTCTAGCGTGGTGTTACCCGAAGGAGTTTGTCGTCGTCTCCGTTTGAGGTGGTGACGTAGAGAGCGCCGTCTGGGGCGGTTCGGGCGGCGCGGAGGCGGCCGAACTGGTCGGCGAACTCCGGTGGGATGGCGACGGACTGGACGTTGGCCTCAGCGTCCATTGTGAACACCATCAGCTTGGCGCCCTTGAGCGCTGTCACCACAAGCGCACCGTCCAGCGGGCCCCACTGGGCGCCGGTCAGGAACGTCGCGGCGCAGATGGCTTCCGTTGTCTCGCCCGACTGCCACTTCGCGGGCACCGCATTCGGGAAGCGCTGGAGGTCGGTCATCGGGACGTCTTCGTCGTAGCGCTGAACCGTGCCACCGCGGGACGGGTCCCAGCCGTAGTTGGCGCCAGGACGCAGGAGGTTGATCTCGTCGTTCTTGTTCGGGCCGTGTTCGGCGACGAGGACCTGGCCGTTGGCGCGCAGGGCGACTCCCTGCACGTTGCGGTGGCCGTGGGTGTAGATCCGCGAGCCGGGGGTCGGGTTGTCAGGCAGCGCTTCCCCCGTCTTCAGGTCGATCCGCAAGACCTTCCCGCCCAGCGAGTTCTTGTCCTGGGAGATCGACGCCCGCGCCGTGTCACCGGTGCCGACCAGGAGCGCGCCGTCCGCGGCCAGGGTCGGGCGGCAGCCGGAGTGTCGGCCGCTCGCGGCCACCGGGAGTCCGGTGAGCAGTTCCTTGACCCTGGTCGCGACCTTCTCGTCCTCGGTGAGGCGCCAGGTGACGAGGCGGACGTCGCGGGGTTCGCCGTTCTCCCAATGGGTCTGGCAGGTGGTGAACTCGCGGCTTGACGCGAAGTCGGGGTGCACGACCATGCCCATCAGGCCGCCCTCGCCGCGGACCATGACCGTCGACGTGTCCGCCTTGAGTGTTGTCACGGTCGCGCCGGGCTTGGCTGATGACAGCAGGGCTATGTCGCCCGTTCGCTGGGTGACGAGGACTTTGCCGTCCGGCAGGAAGCCGATGTCCCACCCGTGGGTGAGTCCGGCCGCGACCGTCTCGATCTTCAACCCGGGCGCGGTCGCGCTGCTGGGGACGACGACGGTGGAGGACGATGGCACTTCGCCCGTGCCCGCGGACGTCGTGCAGCCGGCGACAAGGACTGTGGCGAGCAGCACAGCGCGCATGTGCCAAGGATGCCCGTCCCGCTGTCTGGCCGCCGTGTGGTGACTCTCGTCTCGGGCGGATCGGACCGACCGGCGGTTAGGGTTGACCGGTGAATCTGAGGCTGGACATCGCCGACGCGGTCGCGACGCTGGTCATCGACCGCCCGGCCAAGCGCAACGCGCTCAGCTATGACATGTGGGCCGCCATCCCGTCGCTGGTCGCCAAGGTCGCCGCGGACGACAGCGTGCGGGTGCTGCTCCTGCGCGGGGACGAGCACTTCTCCGCGGGCGCCGACATCAGCGAGTTCGCCGAACTCCGCGCCGACGCCGCGGGTGCGCGCCGCTACGCCGAGGCCATCCACGCCGCGACCGACGCGCTCACCGGCATGGCCAAGCCGACCATCGCGGCCATCAACGGCTTCTGCATCGGCGGCGGCTGCGAGATCGCCCTGGCCTGCGACTTGCGCGTGGCCGCCGACGACGCCAAATTCGGGATCACCCCGGCCAAGCTGGGCATCGTCTACATGCTGCCGTCGACCAAGCAGTTGGTCGACGCCGTCGGCCCGGCCTGGGCCAAGCAGATCCTCTTCACCGCCGACATCATCGACGCCGCCACCGCGCTGCGCGTCGGCCTGGTCAACGAACTCCACCCGGCCGGTGACGTGGTCAAGCGCGCCACCGAACTGGCCCACACCATGGCGACTCGCTCCCAGGTCACCATCCGCGGGGCGAAGGAGATCATCGGCCGGATCACGGCAGGGAACTTCGAGGAAGACGACGCCGTCCACGCCCTCTACGCGGACTCCGCGGAAAGCGCGGACTACGCGGAGGGCGTCCGCGCGTTCCTGGACAAGCGCACGCCTAGTTTCTGAGCAGGCTCTCCAACTCGGTCTCCAGGTTCGCCCGCGCCGCCGCCTCCCACTGCGCAAGCGCTTGCGCAGTCCGGTACAGCGCGGGCAGTTCCAGCAGTGACCGCAACACCGTCGCCCGACCGGCTCGGAACAGCTTGTCCGGCACCGCCGCGTACTCCTCCCGCACCGACGCCACGTACAGGTCGTAATCCGGCGACGCCAGGATCGCGAGGTCCGCGTCGCACAGCACCTCCCCGTTCCGGTCTCCGGGCGAAGTCACGTGACCCGCTGTCAACCGGACCAGCCGCGCCACTTCCGCCACCGACGCGGGATCCAACACCCCGCCCAGCCGAACCTCGGCCAGCCCAGCGCTGTGTTCCTCATCGGTCGGCAGGCCGAAGTGCACCGCGTCGTGGAACCAGGCGGCCAGACGGACCAGGTCCGCCGAATCAGCGTGGTCGGCCAGCTCATCTATGTGCCGCAGGACCGCGTCCAGGTGCGCTACCCCGTGATACGTCCGATGCGGCTCCGACCAGCGGGCCATCAGATCCGACCGCAGCGACGAAGCAAGCCCGAGCCGGGCGAACAGATCCATGGCCTCGACCGTATTCGTGCGACGTTGTCGGTGCCAGGCCTTAGGTTAGAGGTCGGGTTGGTGCAAGTCGGGATCCCGGTGCGGTGACAGATTGTGTCGGTGGTGGTCGGTACGGTTCGCGGTGATGAGCATCGTGGTGCAGGCGTACCGGTTCGCGTTGGACCCGACAGCGGCCCAGGTGGCTGTGTTTCGGTCGCATTGTGGTGCGCAGCGTTATGCCTACAACTGGGGTCTTGCCCTGATTAAGGCCGCTCTGGACCAGCGCCGGGCCGAGATGTCGTATGGGGTGGCGGACGCCGAACCGACGCAGTCGGTGACGTGGTCTGCCTACGGCCTGCGGAAGCGCTGGAACCAGGCCAAGGGCGTGGTCGCACCGTGGTGGGCGGAGAACTCGAAGGAGGCGTACTCCTCGGGGTTGGCGAACCTGGCTGCCGCGTTGGGCAACTGGAACGCTTCGAAGAAGGGCGCCCGCAAGGGCCCGAAGGTCCGGTTCCCCAGGTTCAAAGGCAAACGCGCGGGGTTGTCGTGCCGGTTCACCACCGGCGCGTTCGGCTTGGTCGACGGTGACCGCAGGCATGTGAAGCTGCCCCGCGTCGGCGTCATCCGCACCCTCGAATCGACCAGGAAACTGGCCCGTCACGTCTCCCGCGGGACCGCCCGGATCCGCTCGGCCACTGTGACCCATCAAGGCGGGCGGTGGTTCTGCTCGTTCTCCGTCGAGATCGACCGCCACGACCCGGCCCCCGCCCGATCGAACTTCGTCGTGGGGGTGGATCTCGGGGTCACGTCGTTGGCGGTGCTCTCGACCGGCGAGGTCATCCCCAACCCCCGGCACCTCGACGTGGCGTTGCGGCGACTTCGGCGGTCGCAGCGACAGGCAGCGCGTCGGACCGGCCCGGATCGGCGCACCCTGCGGGCTCCGTCGGTGCGGTGGCGCAAGACCCAGGCCCGGATCGCCCGCGTGCACACAGCGGTGGCCGACGCCCGCCGCGACGGGCTGCACAAGCTGTCCACGCACCTGGTCCGCACCCACAGCGTGATCGTGGTCGAAGACCTCAACGTGGCAGGCATGCTGCGCAACCGTCGCCTGGCCCGGCACATCGCCGGGGCAGCCATGGGCGAGCTACGCCGTCAGATCGAGTACAAGACCGGCTGGGCCGGTGGGCGTGTGCAC from Alloactinosynnema sp. L-07 includes:
- a CDS encoding enoyl-CoA hydratase/isomerase family protein → MNLRLDIADAVATLVIDRPAKRNALSYDMWAAIPSLVAKVAADDSVRVLLLRGDEHFSAGADISEFAELRADAAGARRYAEAIHAATDALTGMAKPTIAAINGFCIGGGCEIALACDLRVAADDAKFGITPAKLGIVYMLPSTKQLVDAVGPAWAKQILFTADIIDAATALRVGLVNELHPAGDVVKRATELAHTMATRSQVTIRGAKEIIGRITAGNFEEDDAVHALYADSAESADYAEGVRAFLDKRTPSF
- a CDS encoding metal-dependent phosphohydrolase, which gives rise to MDLFARLGLASSLRSDLMARWSEPHRTYHGVAHLDAVLRHIDELADHADSADLVRLAAWFHDAVHFGLPTDEEHSAGLAEVRLGGVLDPASVAEVARLVRLTAGHVTSPGDRNGEVLCDADLAILASPDYDLYVASVREEYAAVPDKLFRAGRATVLRSLLELPALYRTAQALAQWEAAARANLETELESLLRN
- the tnpB gene encoding IS607 family element RNA-guided endonuclease TnpB, whose translation is MSIVVQAYRFALDPTAAQVAVFRSHCGAQRYAYNWGLALIKAALDQRRAEMSYGVADAEPTQSVTWSAYGLRKRWNQAKGVVAPWWAENSKEAYSSGLANLAAALGNWNASKKGARKGPKVRFPRFKGKRAGLSCRFTTGAFGLVDGDRRHVKLPRVGVIRTLESTRKLARHVSRGTARIRSATVTHQGGRWFCSFSVEIDRHDPAPARSNFVVGVDLGVTSLAVLSTGEVIPNPRHLDVALRRLRRSQRQAARRTGPDRRTLRAPSVRWRKTQARIARVHTAVADARRDGLHKLSTHLVRTHSVIVVEDLNVAGMLRNRRLARHIAGAAMGELRRQIEYKTGWAGGRVHLADRWYPSSKTCSDCGAVKAKPRLSVRTYNCDQCGHTLDRDLNAARNLAQLVAEIAGGMSSPSCGATRNEPDGNPCQTRTRRATGIATGRPGHQAGPTPHRKVAAHDTLSHVS